In a single window of the Micrococcaceae bacterium Sec5.7 genome:
- a CDS encoding ribokinase — MNIITNPALWVVGSINLDITATTERLPAPGETVGGGSLHREPGGKGANQAAAAARLGARVRLVGAVGNDAEGRQIMQALEDAGVGVDHVTVADEPTGTALIVVDRDGENQIAVCEGANRSVTLDGLSFGPDDAVLTQLETSMDVALELARKTTGYFALNAAPARSLPQEIIDRAQLIIVNETEYELIPELSKAPLVAVTYGAKGATLLSHGERIAEAPAAATTAVNSVGAGDAFSAALTLALVSGLDHTHALRLACAVGAAAVADPASQPFLEPFESYLQATASA; from the coding sequence ATGAACATCATCACAAATCCGGCCCTGTGGGTTGTGGGCAGCATCAACCTTGATATCACCGCTACCACGGAGCGGCTTCCCGCGCCCGGCGAGACGGTGGGCGGTGGCTCCCTGCACCGCGAACCGGGAGGCAAAGGCGCCAACCAGGCAGCCGCAGCCGCGCGGCTCGGGGCACGCGTGCGGCTGGTCGGGGCCGTGGGCAACGATGCCGAGGGCCGCCAGATAATGCAGGCGCTGGAGGATGCCGGTGTGGGTGTCGACCACGTCACGGTCGCCGACGAGCCCACCGGCACGGCCCTCATCGTCGTTGACCGCGACGGTGAAAACCAGATCGCAGTCTGCGAGGGCGCCAACCGGTCGGTGACCCTGGATGGCCTGAGCTTCGGCCCGGATGACGCAGTCCTGACGCAACTCGAGACGTCCATGGATGTGGCACTCGAGCTGGCGCGCAAGACAACCGGCTATTTCGCCCTCAACGCGGCCCCTGCCCGAAGCCTTCCACAGGAAATCATCGACCGCGCCCAGCTCATCATCGTCAACGAGACGGAGTATGAACTCATCCCGGAGCTGTCAAAGGCCCCACTTGTCGCAGTGACTTACGGGGCAAAGGGCGCGACACTGCTCAGCCATGGCGAGCGGATAGCGGAAGCTCCGGCGGCAGCGACCACGGCCGTCAATAGCGTCGGCGCCGGGGACGCATTTTCGGCCGCTCTCACGCTTGCACTGGTCTCGGGCCTCGATCACACCCACGCCCTGAGACTTGCCTGCGCCGTGGGGGCTGCTGCCGTTGCTGATCCAGCGTCACAACCCTTTCTGGAACCGTTCGAGAGCTACCTGCAGGCCACGGCCTCCGCCTGA
- a CDS encoding GntR family transcriptional regulator, with protein MNTEVHAFLSPTLTPPLGQPLRVAVYSRLAEGIRSKVFPLGSLLPRETELGTALGLSRTVVREALMLLEEDGLIVTRRGIGRFVAEALPRVGLEEFRPFESALAHQDRPVKVVPGDVSIQATTDFVSKGLSLDAEANTWFRECVLHRDGEPVAVVQEHLPAGRYLSDISAELAGNLQAAARSNETMLAGLIALCGPVFSGGVCDITVGVAGARAKLLNLRAQDPVLVLTQTAQYNGTPVYLAKCVASALAGQLSIVQTSSN; from the coding sequence GTGAACACCGAAGTGCATGCGTTTCTGTCGCCGACCCTGACGCCGCCGCTGGGCCAGCCGCTGCGCGTTGCCGTGTATTCGCGGCTGGCTGAGGGCATCCGTTCGAAGGTCTTCCCGCTCGGGTCCCTCCTGCCGCGAGAAACCGAACTGGGCACGGCGCTGGGCCTCAGCCGCACCGTGGTCCGCGAGGCACTCATGCTTCTTGAGGAAGACGGCCTTATCGTGACGCGGCGCGGCATCGGGAGGTTCGTCGCGGAAGCCCTTCCACGCGTCGGACTGGAAGAATTCCGCCCGTTCGAGTCCGCACTGGCTCATCAGGACCGGCCCGTGAAGGTGGTTCCGGGCGATGTCAGCATCCAGGCGACCACCGACTTCGTTTCCAAGGGTCTGTCCCTCGACGCGGAAGCCAACACTTGGTTCCGTGAGTGCGTGTTGCACCGCGACGGCGAACCGGTCGCCGTCGTCCAGGAACATCTCCCGGCAGGCAGGTACTTGAGCGATATCAGCGCTGAACTGGCCGGGAACCTGCAGGCGGCGGCCAGGTCCAACGAGACGATGCTGGCGGGGCTGATCGCCCTCTGCGGCCCGGTCTTCAGCGGAGGGGTCTGCGACATCACGGTGGGCGTGGCGGGCGCCCGCGCCAAGCTTCTGAACCTGCGGGCCCAGGATCCGGTCCTGGTGCTGACACAAACAGCGCAATACAACGGAACCCCGGTCTATCTGGCCAAGTGCGTTGCCTCGGCACTGGCGGGGCAGCTGTCCATCGTCCAGACATCGTCCAACTAG
- a CDS encoding nucleoside hydrolase: MNNSVNPRPVYFDCDTGVDDSLALAYLLASPEITLVGIGTVSGNVSAGRATANTLDLLALAGIGSVPVATGAHHPLAGTFNGGVPEIHGANGVGNIDLPTSAAKPLQEDAAHLLVQLAREHAGQLSIVAVGSLTNLAEALKLDPGLPALIKDVTLMGGAALVPGNVTAVAEANIHNDPEAANAVLAAPWDVTLVPLDVTMENTLEETDRAALLASPRPLARALGQIVNHYFDFYIGVYGRRSCALHDPLAAAIAVGGIRTKLAPAVNVAVDDTHGPGRGQTICDLRGQRLGPVDQAGARTRVVLETDAPLAPHLVERLLAY; this comes from the coding sequence ATGAACAATTCCGTCAACCCAAGGCCCGTGTACTTCGACTGCGACACCGGCGTCGACGATTCCCTGGCCCTCGCCTACCTCCTCGCCTCACCGGAGATCACGCTCGTGGGCATCGGCACGGTAAGCGGCAACGTCAGTGCCGGCCGCGCCACGGCCAACACCCTCGATCTCCTGGCCCTTGCCGGAATCGGTTCCGTGCCCGTAGCCACGGGAGCACACCACCCCCTGGCTGGAACGTTCAACGGCGGCGTGCCGGAAATCCACGGCGCCAACGGCGTCGGCAACATTGATTTGCCGACTTCGGCGGCCAAGCCGCTGCAGGAGGACGCGGCCCACTTGCTGGTGCAGCTCGCCAGAGAGCACGCGGGGCAGCTTTCCATCGTCGCCGTCGGCTCTTTGACCAACCTGGCCGAGGCGCTGAAACTGGACCCCGGACTTCCGGCGCTGATCAAGGACGTCACACTGATGGGCGGTGCGGCATTGGTCCCCGGCAATGTCACCGCCGTCGCCGAGGCCAACATCCACAACGACCCCGAGGCGGCCAACGCAGTCCTGGCCGCCCCCTGGGACGTGACACTTGTTCCGTTGGACGTGACAATGGAGAACACCCTCGAGGAAACAGACCGGGCGGCCTTGCTGGCCTCGCCGCGGCCCCTTGCACGCGCGCTCGGACAGATCGTGAATCACTATTTCGATTTCTACATCGGCGTTTACGGGCGGCGAAGCTGTGCGCTTCACGATCCCCTGGCGGCCGCGATCGCCGTGGGAGGCATCCGGACCAAGCTCGCGCCGGCCGTCAATGTTGCTGTTGACGACACCCACGGTCCCGGCCGGGGGCAGACGATTTGCGACCTTCGCGGCCAGCGGCTTGGACCCGTGGACCAGGCCGGGGCCCGCACACGGGTGGTGTTGGAGACTGATG
- a CDS encoding MFS transporter yields MISQGPSTTVAAPPPRAQEAPRRGRAGGLVATLILSVVAFQLNASMLSPALPDIAESLGENLDQIAQVSALFFLAGAVSSVILGRWSDVIGRRNTLLIVLGLLTVGTLLCIWAPNLTVLLIGRVLQGASSATFPLAYTILSKSLSAKAFGTALGLITAVNGGVGGADGYIGGLLADTLGFRSIFVGILAVTLIALPCVFLVVPKDAVDDAAGGMDWWGAAALSMALICITFFVSQGPTSGWLAPITLVYLAGTVVSLLLFGLIQKKSRNPLIAIHHLRSRQMWPLLATTILTLTGIFAVMNFTVVLLGQDSSAGYGLGAATSALLLLTPPALIGVFAAPISGWFAGRRGWLKLLRAGLLISVLALVLIASVPLDRWVVAAALAVLGVSYYGMVLTALGGISVVLSPEDAPAALPAVNGACFGIGAGLGIGIVAPFAALGTVDGYSTALWISVGITALALVASFIISPRPGQKL; encoded by the coding sequence ATGATTTCCCAAGGTCCAAGCACCACAGTCGCTGCCCCACCGCCTCGCGCCCAGGAGGCCCCACGGCGGGGTCGCGCCGGCGGCCTGGTCGCCACACTGATTCTCAGCGTCGTCGCGTTTCAGCTGAACGCCAGCATGCTGTCGCCCGCACTGCCGGACATCGCCGAAAGTCTCGGAGAGAACCTGGACCAGATTGCACAGGTATCCGCGCTCTTCTTCCTGGCCGGCGCCGTTTCAAGCGTCATCCTGGGCCGTTGGAGCGATGTGATCGGCCGCCGCAACACTCTCCTCATCGTGCTGGGCCTGCTGACCGTGGGAACGCTGCTGTGCATCTGGGCGCCGAACCTGACGGTGCTGCTGATAGGACGGGTTCTCCAGGGGGCGTCCAGCGCCACCTTCCCGCTGGCGTACACGATCCTGAGCAAATCCCTCAGCGCGAAGGCCTTCGGCACGGCATTGGGCCTCATTACGGCAGTCAACGGCGGCGTCGGCGGTGCGGACGGCTACATTGGCGGACTTCTTGCCGATACCCTTGGCTTCCGGTCGATTTTCGTAGGCATCCTGGCCGTCACCCTGATCGCACTGCCCTGCGTGTTCCTGGTCGTCCCCAAGGATGCAGTGGATGACGCGGCCGGGGGCATGGACTGGTGGGGGGCCGCCGCCCTTTCCATGGCTCTGATCTGCATCACGTTCTTTGTCTCGCAGGGGCCAACGTCCGGCTGGCTGGCGCCGATCACCCTGGTGTACCTGGCGGGCACCGTCGTCTCGCTCCTGCTCTTCGGGCTGATCCAGAAGAAGAGCCGCAATCCCCTGATCGCCATCCACCACCTGCGCTCCCGGCAGATGTGGCCCCTCCTCGCCACGACCATCCTGACACTCACGGGAATCTTCGCGGTCATGAACTTCACCGTTGTGCTGCTCGGCCAGGATTCCTCGGCCGGCTACGGCCTGGGCGCGGCAACCTCCGCGCTGCTGTTGCTCACGCCGCCTGCCCTGATTGGCGTCTTTGCCGCGCCGATCTCTGGCTGGTTTGCCGGCAGGCGCGGCTGGTTGAAACTCCTCCGGGCAGGACTGCTGATCAGCGTCCTGGCACTTGTTCTCATCGCTTCGGTCCCGCTGGACCGCTGGGTGGTGGCGGCCGCCCTCGCCGTCCTCGGCGTCAGCTACTACGGCATGGTGCTGACGGCACTCGGCGGCATCAGCGTTGTGCTCTCGCCCGAAGATGCCCCCGCCGCCCTGCCTGCAGTGAACGGCGCGTGCTTTGGTATCGGCGCGGGACTGGGCATAGGCATCGTGGCGCCTTTCGCCGCCCTGGGAACCGTGGACGGTTATTCCACGGCACTCTGGATCTCGGTAGGAATCACCGCGCTGGCGCTCGTCGCAAGCTTCATCATTTCTCCGCGGCCCGGCCAGAAGCTGTGA